From a region of the Lactuca sativa cultivar Salinas chromosome 4, Lsat_Salinas_v11, whole genome shotgun sequence genome:
- the LOC111894980 gene encoding uncharacterized protein LOC111894980 translates to MALPCSRKLLRSISSSYKLHCSNHQNIVHRSFHILSTASRDHDTGDMQSSMEYSIFKKAGFPLLGTRGLSTSMLSSDASEGSFPSELLSRKQILTPERKLGQLQDLVIPVTNFQNEDKGLMVLAGDVFDLPIRKDIIHRVVRWQLAKRQQGTHSTKTISEVSGTGRKPWPQKGTGRARHGSLRGPQFRTGAVMHGPKPRSHAFKLNKKVRRLGLKIALSARAAEGKLLVFEDLVLPTHKTKNIVSFANQMEESKKILVVDGGPIDENLKLATQNLHYVNVLPSIGLNVYSILLHDTLVMSRDAVNKIVERMHTPINR, encoded by the exons ATGGCCTTGCCATGTTCCAGGAAGCTACTACGCTCTATAAGCTCAAGTTATAAACTCCATTGCAGTAATCATCAGAACATCGTGCATCGATCTTTCCACATTCTTTCTACTG CCTCACGTGATCATGACACTGGTGATATGCAATCTTCAATGGAATATTCAATCTTTAAAAAG GCAGGGTTTCCTTTACTGGGGACTCGAGGTCTATCTACTTCGATGCTAAGTTCAGATGCAAGTGAAGGATCATTCCCATCTGAGCTACTATCCAGAAAACAAATCTTAACTCCTGAACGCAAATTAG GTCAACTACAGGACCTGGTGATCCCAGTTACAAACTTTCAGAATGAAGACAAAGGACTGATGGTGTTGGCAGGTGATGTTTTTGATCTTCCCATTCGGAAGGATATTATCCACCGTGTTGTAAGATGGCAGCTTGCAAAAAGACAACAG GGAACTCATTCAACAAAAACCATAAGTGAGGTCAGTGGTACTGGAAGAAAGCCATGGCCCCAAAAGGGTACTGGCCGAGCAAGACATGGATCATTGCGTGGGCCCCag tttagaaCTGGTGCTGTTATGCATGGGCCTAAACCCCGCAGCCATGCGTTTAAGCTGAACAAGAAGGTCAGAAGACTAGGGCTCAAGATTGCATTGTCTGCTCGTGCAGCTGAAGGGAAG CTTTTGGTGTTTGAGGATTTAGTGCTTCCGACTCATAAAACAAAGAATATTGTGAGTTTTGCGAATCAAATGGAAGAGTCCAAGAAGATTCTAGTGGTGGATGGAGGTCCTATTGATGAAAACCTCAAGCTTGCAACTCAAAACCTACATTATGTCAATGTTCTTCCCTCTATT GGTTTGAATGTTTATAGCATCCTTTTGCATGACACGTTGGTGATGTCACGTGATGCTGTTAACAAGATCGTTGAGCGTATGCACACTCCCATTAAtcgttga
- the LOC111894981 gene encoding OPA3-like protein: protein MVLPLLKLGTLALKTLSKPIASRLKKQAALHPKFRTSIISFAQANHRLTTNIQRRIYGHATDVEIRPLNEEKAVQAAGDLISELFVFSVAGVALIFEVQRSARSEAKKEEVRKQELEEMRQRDEDLAKEMESLKQKLEELEQLAKGKGLTGVFNFKNVKTQNANSVNPA, encoded by the exons ATGGTTCTCCCCTTATTGAAGCTTGGGACGCTCGCATTGAAAACTTTAAGCAAACCCATTGCCAGCAGGCTCAAAAAACAGGCTGCCCTTCACCCCAAGTTTCGGACATCGATCATTAGTTTCGCGCAG GCAAATCACAGGCTAACAACAAACATACAAAGGCGAATTTATGGACACGCAACTGATGTTGAAATTCGGCCATTGAATGAGGAGAAAGCTGTTCAGGCAGCTGGGGATCTTATAAGTGAACTCTTTGTCTTCTCG GTGGCAGGAGTTGCCCTCATATTTGAGGTGCAAAGAAGTGCTAGATCAGAAGCCAAAAAAGAAGAAGTCCGCAAACAAGAATTGGAg GAAATGAGGCAACGAGATGAGGATTTAgcaaaggaaatggaaagtctaAAGCAAAAACTTGAGGAACTTGAGCAGCTTGCTAAAGGAAAAGGACTTACGGGTGTTTTCAACTTCAAAAATGTTAAAACCCAAAATGCAAATTCAGTCAATCCAGCTTGA
- the LOC111894997 gene encoding uncharacterized protein LOC111894997, producing the protein MSFHKENLDLVLVPSGLLVMFGYHLWLLYRCLNCPHTTTIGFENNDKKAWVDKIMKMENNDFAVPLNVLSYNISSSNFMSSICLTLCAVIGTLVANSSSVFQSKFIYGDANSSTISIKHISLLVCFLLAFACFIESTRSLIHATYLISMPNSNVPIKSIELAVIRGGDFWSLGLRALYLALLLLLWLLGPIPMFTTSIMMVCVLYFLDNNTVPLHVHQSTKSMEIGRKVAEILPNSRE; encoded by the exons ATGAGTTTCCATAAGGAGAACCTTGATTTGGTTTTGGTACCAAGTGGGCTTCTGGTCATGTTTGGATACCACCTATGGCTTCTCTATAGATGTCTCAATTGCCCTCACACCACAACTATTGGCTTTGAAAACAATGACAAAAAAGCTTGGGTCGACAAAATCATGAAG ATGGAAAACAATGACTTTGCGGTTCCTCTAAACGTGCTTTCCTACAATATATCATCATCAAATTTCATGTCATCCATATGTCTAACTCTTTGTGCGGTCATCGGCACTTTGGTTGCAAACAGTTCTTCAGTGTTTCAAAGCAAGTTCATCTATGGAGATGCAAATTCATCAACAATATCAATAAAACACATAAGCCTCTTGGTTTGTTTTCTCTTGGCCTTTGCTTGTTTTATTGAGTCCACAAGATCATTGATTCATGCTACTTATCTAATAAGTATGCCAAATAGCAATGTGCCAATAAAATCAATTGAATTGGCTGTGATTAGGGGTGGTGATTTTTGGTCACTTGGGCTTAGGGCACTTTATCTTGCCCTATTGTTGTTGCTATGGCTTTTGGGGCCTATTCCCATGTTCACAACCTCGATAATGATGGTTTGTGTGCTTTATTTTCTTGACAATAACACGGTGCCATTGCATGTGCATCAAAGCACCAAATCGATGGAGATTGGGAGAAAGGTGGCCGAAATCTTACCAAATAGTAGAGAGTGA